The window CCGCCCAGCAGGTTCCCGGACAAGCACCACAGCAGGCAGCTCCACAAGCTCCCCAGCAGGCTCCCGCTCCAGGGCAAGCCCCACAAGCGCCGCAGCCAGCTCCACAGCAGCAACCGCAGGCTCCGGCGGCACCCGCTCCGTCACAGAACCCGGCTAGCGCCGAACAGGTAGAAGGACTCAGGGCAGACATAGATCGACAGCTCGCCGAGATCCGGCAGTCCATAAACGATCTAAGGCTGGAGATCATGAGCTGGTTCTCTAACTCCTCCAGCCAGGAGGGTCAGGAGAACTCGCCGTGAGAGGCCGCAAAGAGTCTACCCAGAGGCTAGCCATCTCCGGAATGCTTGAGCGGCTACTCGACAAGGCCGGATCAGCGGGCGAGACCGATACGGCGAGCGGAACCGAAGAGCCCTCGGACAGGATTGCGTCTTTCAGAATGTCGGCGCAGAGGCCGCTACAGAAGACCCACGACTACGACTACGAGTACGCCGGGTTCCATCTTGGCGCGGAGGCTAGCTGCCGGGTACGGATCTATCAGGACTCTGACTCGGCAGACCAGGGCGGGCAGCGGCCGGTTATCGTGCTCTCGCAGAAGTTGCCGCCGGGCGGTACCTCGATCACTAACCTCATCGAGGCGGTTACCGCCGAGGTGGTGCTGGCCGAGCTGCCCGAGAAGCTGCCGCGAAGTTGGCGAGAGAATCGCAAGGCTCTGCGCGAGTCCCCTTTCCATGTGGTGGAGCACTACAGCGAGGGAAACTCATTCGGCGGGTCAAACCCTGGTGATAAAGAGGACGAGAGCACCTCTATCGTCACCTTCTCCGACTACCGGATTCAGGGTCCTCTGGGAGTGCCCGAAATCGAGCACGGCGACGTTGACGGAGAAGAGGTAACGATAGTTCACGGCAACCACACCGAGCGGCCGCGCTTCGGTCAACCCGACTGGCATCACGAGGGCAGGGAAGCTATCGAGCGCCTGCTCGGAGGCCAGCTATGATGGGCCATACGCACGTCGTGGGAGGCGCCGCAGCCGGTCTTGCGGTCTCCTGGGCCGCAGGCCTCGGAGTCGAGGGAGCCGTAGCGCTGACCGCCGGGGCGGTGGCGACCTCGAAGCTGCCCGACGTGGACGCCAAGATCAACAGATCGCCGGACCACCGTTCGTTTCCGCACACCTTGATCGTCGGCGGCGGAGTCGCCGTGGTCGTGGCCTGTATCGCCTACGTGTGGCTGTGGGCCAACGCCTCGAGCTTCGCCGTGGGGCCTCTATCGGCGGGCGAGGTAGCTCTGATAGCTCCGGGCGGGGCTATCGGGTACCTCACCCACCTGGCGCTCGACGCGGCGACCAGTAGCGGGATCTGGCTGCTAGTGCCAAAGCACCGGCGGATTGGGTTGCCGCGCAAGTACGCCATAACAACCGGAGGACTCGGGGAGCTGGCGGTACTCGGAGTAATGCTGGCCGGAGCTTTTACGCTCGGATTCGGGGTACTCGGCGGCGCCGAGCTAGCTTCCGTGTCCAGTTCGCCTCTGGAAGGGATGGTGATCCGGGGTGGGTGAGACCGGAACCAAGCATGAGTTGGTCGGCGCCGTGCGTAGTCCCGTACGGCATCTGCAGGCCAAGGAGAGGATCCACGGTGGCGAAAGCCGTCTCCGGGACCCGGCGACACCGGCGGGAGATAACGGTAGCCCGGCGGGTGGCGGCTATGCCCAGAGCCTCTCGGCCTACCTCGACACCATAAGCCGCAAGCCGCTTCTCTCGGCCGCCGGGGAAAGACTCTTGAGCCGGCGGGTGCGGACGGGCTGTCCCCGGGCAAAGCGCGAGCTCGTCGAGAGAAACCTGAGGCTCGTGGTGCATACCGTAAAGCGCTACCGGGGCCTTGGGGTGGACTTCGAGGAGCTCGTTCAGGAGGGCACTCTCGGCCTTATCCGGGCCGCCGAGAAGTTCGACCACACCAGGGGCCACAAGTTCTCCACCTATGCGACCTGGTGGGTGCGCCAGGCCGCCGGCCGTGCCGTGACCAATAAGGCCCGCGGCGTGCGCATCCCGGTCCACTACCAAGAGCAGCTCCGGGCGCTAAGAGAGGCCGAGAAGAAGCTGTCGGCGTCTATGGGACGAGAGCCTTCCGAGGAGGAAGTGGCCGCAGAGCTTGCGGTAAGCCCGCAGAAGGTCGCCCAGATGAAACGGGTCCGGCTGCCGGTGGCGAGCCTGGAAGCGCCGCTTGGGGGGATGTACGAGGGTGGCGAATCGGAGCCGGATTCGCCCGCACTGTCTTCGGTACTCGCCGACGAGGGTCCGGGGGTAAACCCCGAAGAGGAGTCTTTGGATTCCTCCGAGCGAGAACATGTAGGGTGCCTTTTGGAGCTCTTACCCCCCACCGAACGTCACGTCCTGCGCCGACGTTACGGCCTAGACGGCGGGCGGGTGTGGACCCTCAGGGAGCTAGCAGAGGAGTCCGGCGCCCAGAGGGAGTTCGTGCGCCAGCAACAGAAGCGGGCAGAGCGGCGTTTGAGGAGCATGCTCGCCGCGGACTGGGATGAGCGAAAGACCGGGTAGGAAATTACCGTGCCAAGATCCCGAA of the Rubrobacter aplysinae genome contains:
- a CDS encoding sigma-70 family RNA polymerase sigma factor, producing the protein MGETGTKHELVGAVRSPVRHLQAKERIHGGESRLRDPATPAGDNGSPAGGGYAQSLSAYLDTISRKPLLSAAGERLLSRRVRTGCPRAKRELVERNLRLVVHTVKRYRGLGVDFEELVQEGTLGLIRAAEKFDHTRGHKFSTYATWWVRQAAGRAVTNKARGVRIPVHYQEQLRALREAEKKLSASMGREPSEEEVAAELAVSPQKVAQMKRVRLPVASLEAPLGGMYEGGESEPDSPALSSVLADEGPGVNPEEESLDSSEREHVGCLLELLPPTERHVLRRRYGLDGGRVWTLRELAEESGAQREFVRQQQKRAERRLRSMLAADWDERKTG
- a CDS encoding metal-dependent hydrolase yields the protein MMGHTHVVGGAAAGLAVSWAAGLGVEGAVALTAGAVATSKLPDVDAKINRSPDHRSFPHTLIVGGGVAVVVACIAYVWLWANASSFAVGPLSAGEVALIAPGGAIGYLTHLALDAATSSGIWLLVPKHRRIGLPRKYAITTGGLGELAVLGVMLAGAFTLGFGVLGGAELASVSSSPLEGMVIRGG